Sequence from the Streptomyces peucetius genome:
TGCTGCTCCGCTCCCACGAGCTGTGGGAGAAGCTGGCCGTCGACTCCGGCCACGAGGTCTTCACCGAAACAGGCGGCCTCATGATCGGCCGCGAGGACAGCCTCGCCTTCGCCGGCACACTCAGCAGCGCCCAGCAGTGGGGCCTGGACCATGAGGTCCTTGGCGCCGCCGACATCCGGCGCCGCTTCCCCACCTTCAACCCGGCCGCCGAGGACGTCGGCTTCTACGAGCGCAAGGCCGGCGTCGCCCGGCCGGAGGCCACCGTCACCGCCCACCTGAATCTGGCCCGCGAACACGGCGCCGAGCTGCACTTCGCGGAAATGGTCCTCGCTTGGGAGGCCGACGGCCCGGGAGGCAAGGCCTGGGTGGTGACCGACCGCGGCACCTACACCGCCGACCGGCTGGTCATCGCCCCCGGCGCCTGGGCTCCGAAGCTCCTCTCCGGCCTCGGGATGAGCGTGACGGTGGAGCGTCAGGTCATGTACTGGTTCCAGCCCGAAGGCGGAACCGGCCCGTTCACCCCCGACCGGCACCCCGTCTACATCTGGGAGGACCCGGACGGCACCCAGATCTACGGCTTCCCCTCCCTCGACGGCCCTGACGGAGGCGCCAAGGTCGCCTTCTTCCGCAAGGGCGTCCCCAGCGACCCGGACACCCTCGACAGGGAAGTCCACCCCGAGGAGACCGCGGCCATCACCGAGTACCTGCGTCCGCGCATTCCCACCCTGCCCGGCCGCTTCCTCAAGGCCGCGGCCTGCATGTACAGCAACACTCCGGACGAGCACTTCGTCCTCGCCCAGCACCCCGAGCACCCGCAGGTAACGGTGGCCTGCGGATTCTCCGGCCACGGCTTCAAGTTCGTGCCCGTGGTCGGCGAGATCCTCGCCGACCTCGCCACAGAAGGCACCACCGAACACCCCATCGCACTCTTCGACCCCCGCCGTGTGCGCGTGTGACATCTTCCGAGGTGAGAATGATGAGCAGGACCAGTCTGTCCCCGAGCTTGATCGCCACGTTGTCCGGGGAGTACTACACCGATCCTTCAGTCTTCGCTGCCGAGCAGGAGCGTGTTTTCGAGGCCATGTGGTTCTGTGCGGTCCGTGCTTCGGAGCTGGCCGGGCCCGGTGCTTTCCGCACGGTTCAGGTGGGGCGGGAGAGTGTGTTGATCTCGCGTTCCCGGGACGGTTCGGTCAGGGCGTTTTTGAACATCTGCCGGCACCGTGGTGCGAAGTTGTGCACGGAGGAGTCGGGTGAGGTCAAGCGGGCGTTCCAGTGCCCGTACCATGCCTGGACCTACGGTCTGGACGGCAAGTTGGTCGCGGCTCCGAATCTGACGTCGATGCCGGACATCGACCGGGTCGAGTACGGGCTGGTCAATGTCCATGTCCGTGAGTGGCTCGGGTATGTGTGGGTGTGTCTTGCGCAGACGCCGCCGTCGTTCGAGGCGGATGTGATCGGTGCGGTGGCTGAGCGGTTGGGCGGCGCCGAGCCGATCGAGAACTACGGGATCGATGACCTTCGGGTGGGCCGGCGGATCACGTATGACGTGAAGGCCAACTGGAAGCTGATCATCGAGAATTTCATGGAGTGCTACCACTGCGCCACCATTCATCCCGAACTGACGGAGGTGTTGCCGGAGTTCGCGGACGGGTTCGCGGCGCAGTACTACGTCGGCCATGGTGCCCGGTTCGGTGAGGAGGTCAAGGGGTTCACGGTCGACGGCGGTGAGGGTCTGGACCGTATTCCGGGTGTGGCGCAGGAGCAGGATCGTCGCTACTACGCGATCACCGTGCGGCCGCAGGTGTTCGTCAACCTGGTGCCGGACCATGTGATCTTCCACCGGATGTATCCGATGGCGCACGATCGCACGGTCGTGGAGTGCGACTGGCTTTACTTGCCCCACGTCGTGGAGAGCGGCAAGGACGTGGACCGGTCGGTGGAGCTGTTCCACCGGGTGAACCAGCAGGACTTCGATGCCTGCGAGCGCACCCAGCCGGCGATGAGTTCGAGGGCGTATGCCAAGGGCGGTGTCCTGGTGCCCAGCGAGCACCACATCGGCGAATTCCACACCTGGCTGCAGCACAAGCTCGACGCGCGGCCCACTCAGTGACCCGCCCCCACCAGTACAGCCCGTCCACCTGCCGCGCGGCCCCTCCGGCAGGTGGACGGGCCCCATCGGCCCATCCCGCACCGTGCAGTGAGGGTGCCGGATCGGCAGCCACCACGGTGCGGTCGCGCGCAGGAGTGTTGGCTTATCGCGACAACCGGGACTAGAAGTGTGATATGCGCAAATTTAGGCGGTCCTCCGTATCGTCTGCCCGGCTTTTCACCGGGTGGCGTACGCGGGGGGACCGGCGTCCGAGGGGCGGGCAGCCGGCCGGGGGCGAGGGGGACCACGAGGCTCCGCACCGGTCGCCGGTACGCCTGCCCTCTGTGTTGAGCGTGCTCAGCGTCGCGGGCCAGGTCTTCTTCCTGCAGGTGGCGGTCGTCATGCTGATCGTCGTCGCTGCGGTGGTCGCCCTTGTGCTGCAGGGTCGGGGTGCGAGCCTGCAGGATGCCCGTGAGCGCTCGCTCGTCGGCGCCGCGACCTTCGCGCGCCCCCCGGGGACGCTGGCCGCCATGACATCCTCCGACCCCAGTGCACGGCTGCAGCCGCGTGCGGAGGAGGCCCGGAAGCTGTCCGGGGTGGACTACGTCATCGCGTTCGACACGGCCGGCTTCCGCTGGACCCACCCCGACCCGGATCTGATCGGCAAGCGCGTCGTCGGCTCCTATGCGGAAGCGCTCGCCGGCAAGGTGCACCAGGAGACCTACGACACCCCCGGGGTCGGCCGCGCCGTGGACTCGATGGTCCCCGTCTTCGACACCGACGGCAAGGTCGTCGGGCTGGTGTCGGTCGGCATCACGGTCAAGAGCGTGAACGAGGAGGTGAT
This genomic interval carries:
- the solA gene encoding N-methyl-L-tryptophan oxidase, with the protein product MAPSYDVIVVGLGGMGSAAAYHLAARGQRVLGLERFGPAHNLGSSHGGSRIYRQAYFEDPAYVPLLLRSHELWEKLAVDSGHEVFTETGGLMIGREDSLAFAGTLSSAQQWGLDHEVLGAADIRRRFPTFNPAAEDVGFYERKAGVARPEATVTAHLNLAREHGAELHFAEMVLAWEADGPGGKAWVVTDRGTYTADRLVIAPGAWAPKLLSGLGMSVTVERQVMYWFQPEGGTGPFTPDRHPVYIWEDPDGTQIYGFPSLDGPDGGAKVAFFRKGVPSDPDTLDREVHPEETAAITEYLRPRIPTLPGRFLKAAACMYSNTPDEHFVLAQHPEHPQVTVACGFSGHGFKFVPVVGEILADLATEGTTEHPIALFDPRRVRV
- a CDS encoding aromatic ring-hydroxylating oxygenase subunit alpha, which translates into the protein MSRTSLSPSLIATLSGEYYTDPSVFAAEQERVFEAMWFCAVRASELAGPGAFRTVQVGRESVLISRSRDGSVRAFLNICRHRGAKLCTEESGEVKRAFQCPYHAWTYGLDGKLVAAPNLTSMPDIDRVEYGLVNVHVREWLGYVWVCLAQTPPSFEADVIGAVAERLGGAEPIENYGIDDLRVGRRITYDVKANWKLIIENFMECYHCATIHPELTEVLPEFADGFAAQYYVGHGARFGEEVKGFTVDGGEGLDRIPGVAQEQDRRYYAITVRPQVFVNLVPDHVIFHRMYPMAHDRTVVECDWLYLPHVVESGKDVDRSVELFHRVNQQDFDACERTQPAMSSRAYAKGGVLVPSEHHIGEFHTWLQHKLDARPTQ